A genomic window from Cydia amplana chromosome 3, ilCydAmpl1.1, whole genome shotgun sequence includes:
- the LOC134662611 gene encoding uncharacterized protein LOC134662611: MDDLSVFLLNCDLIHLYGSLNDQGADLDFLLKANDHELSTLVPAIVQKGKLRMALDRERERRGVENDQRNVDVQQVIAPIKKQDSFVIPSSSQKSSLSSVATTSTELVVIIIIFIYTRFVICWRT; this comes from the exons ATGGACGACTTAAGTGTGTTTCTGCTCAACTGTGATTTGATACACCTTTATGGATCGCTAAATG ATCAGGGCGCGGATCTTGATTTTTTGTTAAAAGCAAATGACCATGAACTGTCGACATTGGTCCCAGCAATAGTTCAGAAAGGAAAACTGCGCATGGCGTTAGATCGTGAGAGAGAACGC agAGGAGTTGAAAATGATCAGAGGAATGTAGATGTACAGCAAGTTATAGCTCCAATCAAAAAGCAAGACTCCTTTGTGATTCCATCAAGTAGCCAAAAATCTAGTTTATCCTCTGTTGCTACAACATCAACTGAATTAGtggtaattataataatatttatctatACTCGTTTCGTTATATGTTGGAGAACATGA